A genomic region of Micromonospora sp. NBC_01796 contains the following coding sequences:
- a CDS encoding SDR family NAD(P)-dependent oxidoreductase has translation MNGDEVEAALRVLGEIRALPVDDPRRQRVQRAVDGLLKDAQRQRRANRRRQTAAADRAVVAAAATGAVDRPDAVPVATPPGVEPELDGVGRTRRERRCYACRDRFRTVDVFYHALCPACADLHRRFRDAGTDLTGRRAVVTGGRVKIGYQVALKLLRDGAAVTVVTRFPADAARRYAQEPDAAAWLTSLRVIGADLRDPRQVLDLAERLAEDGRRLDILVNNAAQTVRRPTWAYQPLVAAELAADRTGSAVETVAGYRPGAPPPGWTGALATVADVPGGRELVSVTDATGALVVPGVVNSWNTRIGEVDPVELLEVQLVNVVAPFLLVDRLRPALTAPGTSPRYVVNVTGREGWFGEDGPGPDRHPHTSVSKAALNMLTRVGATDLARHRVYMCGVDTGWITDENPTVIRARRAAGGWRPPLDVVDAAARIYHPIISGEAGAPLHGVLLKNYAVVPW, from the coding sequence GTGAACGGCGACGAGGTCGAGGCCGCGCTGCGGGTGCTCGGCGAGATCCGGGCGCTCCCCGTCGACGACCCGCGTCGCCAGCGGGTGCAGCGTGCGGTGGACGGGCTGCTCAAGGACGCCCAGCGGCAGCGGCGCGCCAACCGTCGCCGACAGACCGCCGCCGCCGACCGGGCGGTTGTCGCTGCCGCCGCGACCGGCGCGGTGGACCGGCCCGATGCCGTCCCGGTCGCCACCCCGCCCGGTGTCGAGCCAGAGCTGGACGGTGTCGGCCGGACCCGACGGGAACGGCGCTGCTACGCCTGCCGCGACCGATTCCGTACCGTCGATGTCTTCTACCACGCGCTCTGTCCCGCCTGCGCCGATCTGCACCGACGGTTCCGGGACGCCGGCACCGACCTGACCGGCCGGCGTGCGGTGGTGACCGGCGGTCGGGTGAAGATCGGCTACCAGGTGGCGCTGAAACTGCTGCGCGACGGTGCCGCGGTCACGGTGGTGACCCGGTTCCCGGCGGATGCCGCCCGTCGCTACGCGCAGGAGCCGGATGCGGCCGCCTGGCTGACGTCGTTGCGGGTGATCGGCGCGGACCTCCGGGACCCCCGCCAGGTGCTGGACCTGGCCGAGCGGCTGGCCGAGGACGGACGCCGGCTGGACATCCTGGTGAACAACGCCGCCCAGACGGTACGCCGCCCGACGTGGGCGTACCAGCCGCTGGTGGCGGCGGAACTGGCGGCCGACCGTACGGGATCGGCGGTCGAGACCGTGGCCGGTTACCGCCCCGGTGCCCCACCTCCCGGCTGGACCGGGGCCCTGGCCACGGTCGCCGACGTACCCGGTGGGCGGGAGCTGGTATCCGTCACCGACGCCACGGGGGCGCTGGTCGTCCCCGGCGTCGTGAACTCGTGGAACACCAGGATCGGCGAGGTCGACCCGGTGGAACTGCTGGAGGTGCAGTTGGTCAACGTGGTCGCCCCGTTCCTCCTGGTCGACCGGCTCCGTCCGGCGCTGACCGCACCCGGCACCAGCCCCCGGTACGTGGTGAACGTGACCGGCCGGGAGGGCTGGTTCGGCGAGGACGGCCCCGGCCCCGACCGCCACCCGCACACCTCGGTCAGCAAGGCGGCCCTGAACATGCTGACCCGGGTCGGCGCGACCGACCTGGCCCGGCACCGGGTCTACATGTGCGGTGTCGACACCGGCTGGATCACCGACGAGAACCCGACCGTGATCAGAGCGCGCCGGGCGGCCGGCGGATGGCGACCCCCACTGGACGTGGTTGACGCGGCGGCCCGGATCTACCACCCGATCATCAGTGGCGAGGCCGGAGCGCCGCTGCACGGGGTGCTGCTCAAGAACTACGCCGTCGTGCCGTGGTAG
- a CDS encoding epoxide hydrolase family protein, translating into MRSFRVDIPQARLDDLTARLANTRWPDEVPGVGWSRGVPLDYLKDLAEYWRTRYDWRAQEAALNHLPQYVTTVDGQNIHFVHVRSPEPDATPLVLLHGWPGGFVDFLDVIGPLSDPRAHGGDPVDAFHLVIPSLPGFGFSTPLAGPGMGSTRMAEVLVRLMSRLGYERYGVHGYDTGSWVGPAMGRQAPEHIIGVHVNALVTFPIGTDGELDGLSEVEQRRWQAMQNFNDGYLQCNSKRPQTVAYGLHDSPVGQLAWIVEKFKELTDPEDGLPEESIDRDRMLTDVSLYWFTGTAGSAAQVYYEEMSGNDWSDTTDGDATRDGSDDAWAAGQPATVPTAVLVSGHDVTIRRWAERDHHVVRWTELDRGGHFLAMEAPDLLVADVRDFFRQLR; encoded by the coding sequence ATCCGCTCCTTCCGTGTCGACATCCCGCAGGCCCGGCTCGACGACCTCACGGCCCGGCTGGCCAACACCCGCTGGCCGGACGAGGTGCCCGGGGTCGGCTGGAGCCGGGGAGTGCCGCTGGACTACCTGAAGGATCTCGCCGAGTACTGGCGTACCCGGTACGACTGGCGGGCGCAGGAGGCAGCGCTCAACCATCTTCCGCAGTACGTCACCACCGTGGACGGACAGAACATCCACTTCGTGCACGTACGGTCACCCGAGCCCGACGCCACGCCTCTGGTGCTGCTGCACGGCTGGCCCGGGGGATTCGTGGACTTCCTCGACGTCATCGGGCCGCTGTCGGACCCACGTGCCCACGGCGGCGACCCGGTCGACGCCTTCCACCTGGTGATTCCCTCACTACCCGGCTTCGGGTTCTCCACGCCCCTCGCCGGGCCGGGCATGGGCTCGACCAGGATGGCCGAGGTGCTGGTACGCCTCATGTCCCGGCTCGGCTACGAACGCTACGGCGTACACGGGTACGACACCGGTTCGTGGGTCGGCCCCGCGATGGGTAGGCAGGCACCGGAGCACATCATCGGCGTACACGTCAACGCGCTGGTCACCTTTCCGATCGGAACCGACGGTGAGTTGGACGGACTCTCCGAGGTCGAGCAGAGACGCTGGCAGGCGATGCAGAACTTCAACGACGGCTACCTCCAGTGCAACTCCAAGCGTCCGCAGACGGTGGCGTACGGACTGCACGACTCGCCGGTGGGTCAGCTCGCCTGGATCGTGGAGAAGTTCAAGGAGCTCACCGATCCGGAGGACGGACTGCCCGAGGAGAGCATCGACCGGGACAGGATGCTGACCGACGTGTCGTTGTACTGGTTCACCGGCACGGCCGGGTCGGCAGCGCAGGTCTACTACGAGGAGATGTCCGGCAACGACTGGAGCGACACCACTGACGGGGACGCCACCCGGGACGGAAGCGACGACGCCTGGGCGGCGGGTCAACCCGCGACCGTGCCCACCGCCGTACTGGTATCCGGCCACGACGTCACCATCCGCCGTTGGGCCGAGCGGGATCACCATGTGGTGCGCTGGACGGAACTCGACCGGGGCGGCCACTTCCTCGCCATGGAGGCACCGGACCTCCTGGTCGCGGACGTTCGGGACTTCTTCCGACAGCTGCGCTGA
- a CDS encoding helix-turn-helix transcriptional regulator — protein MRDTSVRLLKLLSLLQARRDWSGTDLADRLNVSTRTVRRDVERLRELGYPVRATQGTAGYQLGAGASLPPLLLDDNEAVAVVVGLRTAAGGSVAGVEESSLRALAKLEQVLPSRLRHRVNTLHTATVRVAGTGPVVSPETLMVIADACRRNERLRFAYRSPRGGETVRTVEPHRLVSFGRHWYLVAWDTERDDWRSFRVDRLTPRTPTGPRFPPRQPPDGDVAAYLSRRLSALAWPYRATVTLHEPAGAVAERIWPGMGVVEAVDEHTCRLHVGAASPSDLVWMITSVNADFTLTSGPAELADAFRAQADRCLNAVAAATSPGRR, from the coding sequence ATGCGCGACACATCCGTCCGACTGCTCAAACTTCTCTCGTTGTTGCAGGCGCGTCGCGACTGGTCCGGCACCGATCTCGCCGACCGGCTCAACGTCTCCACGCGTACGGTCCGGCGTGACGTGGAGCGGCTGCGTGAGCTCGGATATCCGGTACGGGCAACCCAGGGCACCGCCGGCTACCAGCTCGGGGCGGGTGCGTCGCTGCCGCCGCTGCTCCTCGACGACAACGAGGCGGTGGCGGTGGTGGTCGGACTGCGTACAGCGGCCGGCGGTTCGGTCGCCGGGGTCGAGGAGAGCTCCCTGCGTGCCCTGGCCAAGCTGGAGCAGGTGCTGCCATCCCGGTTGCGGCACCGGGTGAACACGCTGCACACCGCGACCGTCCGGGTGGCTGGCACCGGCCCGGTGGTCAGCCCGGAAACGCTGATGGTCATCGCGGACGCGTGTCGCCGCAACGAACGGTTGCGGTTCGCGTACCGCAGTCCCCGGGGCGGTGAGACGGTCCGTACGGTCGAGCCGCACCGTCTGGTCAGCTTCGGCCGGCACTGGTACCTCGTCGCCTGGGACACCGAGCGCGACGACTGGCGCAGCTTCCGGGTGGACCGACTGACCCCGCGTACGCCGACCGGCCCGAGGTTCCCGCCCCGGCAACCGCCCGACGGCGACGTCGCGGCGTACCTCTCCCGCCGGCTGTCGGCACTGGCCTGGCCCTACCGGGCAACGGTCACGTTGCACGAACCCGCCGGGGCCGTCGCCGAGCGGATCTGGCCGGGAATGGGCGTCGTCGAGGCCGTCGACGAGCACACCTGCCGGCTGCACGTGGGCGCCGCCAGCCCCTCGGACCTGGTCTGGATGATCACCTCGGTCAACGCCGACTTCACCCTCACCAGCGGGCCGGCCGAGCTGGCCGACGCCTTCCGCGCCCAGGCCGACCGCTGCCTCAACGCGGTCGCGGCGGCAACGTCGCCGGGCCGGCGGTAG
- a CDS encoding response regulator transcription factor, with translation MIRVVLADDQALVRAGFRALLDAEPDIEVVGEASDGAHAVRLARQVRPDLVLMDIRMPGVDGLTATRQIAGDPLLAGVRIVVLTTFELDEYVGEALRAGAAGFLVKSTVPAELIRGVRVVAAGDGLLSPSVTRRVIEQFAARTASPAPSRKLAELTDREREVVALVGTGLSNDEIAARLVVSPATAKTHVSRAMVKLGARDRAQLVVFAYEAGLVRPNWLR, from the coding sequence ATGATTCGGGTGGTTCTCGCCGACGACCAGGCGCTCGTCCGGGCCGGCTTCCGGGCGCTGCTCGACGCCGAGCCGGACATCGAGGTGGTCGGCGAGGCGAGTGACGGTGCGCACGCGGTCCGGCTGGCCCGGCAGGTACGGCCGGATCTGGTGCTGATGGACATCCGGATGCCCGGTGTCGACGGCCTGACCGCGACCCGGCAGATCGCCGGTGACCCGTTGCTCGCCGGGGTTCGGATCGTCGTCCTCACCACGTTCGAGCTGGACGAGTACGTGGGGGAGGCGCTGCGAGCGGGCGCGGCCGGCTTCCTGGTGAAGAGCACCGTGCCGGCCGAACTCATCCGAGGCGTTCGGGTGGTGGCGGCCGGCGACGGTCTGCTCTCGCCGAGCGTCACCCGTCGGGTGATCGAACAGTTCGCGGCCCGGACCGCCAGCCCGGCCCCGTCCCGGAAGCTGGCCGAGCTCACCGACCGGGAACGCGAGGTGGTGGCGCTGGTCGGCACCGGCCTCTCCAACGATGAGATCGCCGCCCGGCTGGTGGTGAGCCCGGCCACCGCCAAGACACACGTCTCCAGGGCGATGGTCAAGCTCGGCGCCCGTGACCGCGCGCAGCTTGTTGTCTTTGCCTACGAGGCCGGGCTGGTCCGGCCCAACTGGCTCCGCTGA
- a CDS encoding sensor histidine kinase produces MTPSGQRPPPRSAPGLALLTALVQAAGTATLVRGQQADVGVVGYTLLVLGGLALADRHRFPRRNFVIVAVATTVYLVLDHPPHLAFVAPAIAVSAAITAGHRWLVWSVAFGGYAVWLGSGAATIDRALTGAAIVVGLGLFTELVTPAVRLVQQAAREQWRLNEERQRRQASEERLRIAAELHDVLGHHLSLINIRAGVALHLMAREPDQARVALDTIQRTSAEALREVQSVLNTLYPTGGAAPRSPAPGLDRLAHLTVDAGLPVRTVVGGEPRPLPAGVDRAAYRVVQEALTNVRRHAGTGAVATITIEYRPEALMVQIDDDGGAGEPRDAPAGNGITGMRERAAALGGVLTAGPVPGGWRVHAHLPLDPEPAP; encoded by the coding sequence ATGACCCCGTCCGGGCAGCGCCCGCCGCCGCGGTCCGCGCCCGGCCTGGCGCTGCTGACCGCGTTGGTCCAGGCCGCGGGCACGGCGACACTGGTACGCGGCCAGCAAGCCGACGTGGGCGTCGTCGGATACACCCTGCTTGTCCTCGGTGGACTGGCGCTGGCCGACCGGCACCGGTTCCCCCGACGCAACTTCGTCATCGTGGCCGTGGCGACCACGGTGTACCTCGTCCTGGACCATCCGCCCCACTTGGCGTTCGTCGCACCGGCGATTGCCGTGTCGGCCGCGATCACCGCCGGGCACCGCTGGCTGGTCTGGTCGGTCGCGTTCGGCGGGTACGCCGTCTGGCTCGGATCCGGCGCCGCCACGATCGACCGGGCGCTGACCGGGGCGGCGATCGTCGTCGGGCTGGGACTGTTCACCGAGCTGGTCACCCCGGCGGTCCGGCTGGTCCAGCAGGCGGCGCGGGAGCAGTGGCGACTGAACGAGGAGCGGCAACGCCGGCAGGCCAGCGAGGAGCGGCTGCGCATTGCCGCCGAGCTGCACGACGTACTCGGCCACCACCTATCCCTGATCAACATCCGGGCCGGCGTCGCCCTGCACCTGATGGCCCGCGAACCCGACCAGGCCCGGGTCGCGCTCGACACCATCCAGCGGACCAGCGCCGAGGCGCTACGCGAGGTCCAGTCGGTGCTCAACACGCTCTACCCGACCGGCGGGGCCGCGCCGCGCTCCCCGGCGCCGGGACTCGACCGGCTCGCCCACCTGACCGTCGACGCCGGTCTACCGGTCCGAACCGTGGTCGGCGGCGAACCCCGTCCACTGCCGGCCGGAGTGGACCGGGCCGCGTACCGGGTCGTCCAGGAAGCGCTGACCAACGTACGCCGACACGCGGGTACGGGTGCCGTCGCCACCATCACCATCGAGTACCGGCCGGAGGCACTCATGGTTCAGATCGACGACGACGGTGGGGCGGGGGAGCCGCGCGACGCCCCGGCCGGCAACGGGATCACCGGCATGCGCGAGCGGGCGGCGGCGCTCGGCGGTGTGCTGACCGCCGGACCCGTACCCGGCGGTTGGCGGGTGCACGCCCACCTGCCCCTCGACCCGGAACCCGCGCCATGA
- a CDS encoding NAD(P)-dependent alcohol dehydrogenase produces MKAIVQDRYGSSDVLRLREVDRPIAADNEVLVRVHAAAVNAYDWHIMRGDPYVARLMTPAVFGFAGPRARIRGRDFAGRVEAVGGTVTRFRPGDEVYGDLGQADGAFAEYACVRDDLVERKPANLTFAQAAAVPLAGNTALVCLRDAARVRPGQQVLVNGASGGVGTFAVQIARALGADVTGVCGTRNVELVRRLGADHVVDYTRDDFADGTRRYDVVLDLVGNRSLTDCRRALTPTGTLVLSGGGVSRGGSLVGPMGLFIRAHLLSRFVAHRLLVPTASPSRENLVALRELAESGKVTPAIDRTYPIGETAEAIRYLEVEHARAKVVISV; encoded by the coding sequence ATGAAGGCAATCGTCCAGGACCGGTACGGCTCTTCCGACGTCCTGCGGCTCCGGGAGGTCGACCGGCCGATCGCCGCCGACAACGAGGTGCTGGTCCGGGTGCATGCCGCCGCGGTCAACGCCTACGACTGGCACATCATGCGGGGTGATCCGTACGTGGCGCGGCTCATGACGCCCGCGGTGTTCGGCTTCGCCGGGCCCAGGGCGAGGATCCGGGGCAGGGACTTCGCGGGTCGGGTGGAAGCGGTGGGCGGGACGGTGACCCGGTTCCGCCCCGGTGACGAGGTGTACGGCGACCTCGGTCAGGCCGACGGTGCGTTCGCCGAGTACGCGTGCGTACGGGACGACCTGGTGGAACGGAAACCGGCCAACCTGACGTTCGCACAGGCCGCCGCCGTGCCACTGGCCGGCAACACCGCCCTGGTCTGCCTGCGCGACGCGGCACGGGTGCGGCCGGGACAGCAGGTGCTGGTCAACGGGGCCTCGGGTGGTGTGGGCACGTTCGCCGTACAGATCGCCAGGGCGCTCGGCGCCGACGTGACCGGCGTCTGCGGCACCAGGAACGTCGAGCTGGTCAGGAGGCTCGGTGCCGATCACGTCGTCGACTACACCCGCGACGACTTCGCCGACGGTACCCGCCGCTACGACGTCGTCCTCGACCTCGTCGGCAACCGGTCGCTCACCGACTGCCGGCGGGCACTGACCCCCACCGGCACCCTCGTTCTCTCCGGGGGCGGGGTGTCCCGGGGCGGCAGCCTGGTCGGTCCGATGGGCCTGTTCATCCGGGCGCACCTGCTGTCCCGCTTCGTTGCGCACCGGCTCCTCGTGCCCACCGCGTCTCCCAGCCGGGAGAACCTGGTCGCGCTCCGGGAACTCGCCGAATCCGGAAAGGTCACCCCGGCCATCGACCGGACCTATCCGATCGGCGAGACCGCCGAGGCCATCCGCTACCTCGAGGTGGAGCACGCACGCGCGAAGGTCGTCATCAGCGTCTGA
- a CDS encoding M64 family metallopeptidase, giving the protein MRRWRATLAVVGLAAGLLVAGPVPASLAAQAPGPLPEPKVHPIQVTGPTSERLNLIIMGDGYQADQQSLFFADVDRNLAVMWATEPFRTYRDYINVYAVELASIDYGVRCDPDGRVRNSDGTIRDTGEREGPIDAKNTALRMIYQDGCRDPLSRGTVYGGAPVDCQNFAAYYPPGVNPCETGNQAYNRIMDTYVAPVLGIPRTSQNVQSLAIFNTFTYGGIGGTNATTSGGSPQGPLISLHELGHSLGTLADEYPYSSRDVVRNCYTGNEPGSFHHTTYTDEQKMIADQHKWFRWLGEESLSGGTIGLHEGGGSYPCGQRRPSEHSMMRWIGFDLDQIGRENMVARITGMRNAGQMNVRQTPLGTVARDGVLWVETGQPRYHELQVTWRVGGPNGTVLDTHNSRSLDLGNLNLPTGTVVHVEVRDPVGPDGTDWVRNPSTNNTASDSGYNGPRFVQTRQWVLGEETVTPSAPAAEITSATIATQPVAGDEVVFVETNHPTDRVLDVAWSVDGKAVPNPYNSRTVDLGALRLAPGTHKLVATVTDPAAPGVSDRAEWTVDNALPTAPRTLSTPLTTLPGAIEHPVYFDGWDMRLDPRDDQTGYDEKRYVVGQLRLDNDGWFNYFGFPEQPMPESPFQFRHSGTSVKALTYGNLGTGGLSRATFEQTLPDDHPSGGFVPGFGTHLVEHRAIDPAGNIGAAQSYRATVLPGSSPTCTTTLTGRQTRVVVEQGVTCLTNAQVNGSVTVRAGASLVVRDSSINGNLVSAGAQAVQMFGSSLNGAAQITGTTRDVTIAGTTFNGALAFSGNTQVSANERYSRLAGAYGPLFVGNRFNGSVSCSGNSAPVTDFGAPNKVNGSKSGDCAKL; this is encoded by the coding sequence GTGAGACGGTGGAGAGCAACTCTCGCGGTGGTGGGTCTGGCGGCCGGTCTGCTGGTCGCCGGCCCCGTCCCGGCGTCGCTGGCGGCGCAGGCGCCGGGACCGCTGCCGGAACCGAAGGTCCATCCGATCCAGGTCACCGGCCCGACCAGCGAGCGCCTCAACCTGATCATCATGGGTGACGGCTACCAGGCGGACCAGCAGAGCCTGTTCTTCGCGGACGTGGACCGCAACCTGGCCGTCATGTGGGCCACCGAGCCGTTCCGGACCTACCGCGACTACATCAACGTCTACGCGGTCGAACTCGCCTCCATCGACTACGGCGTGAGGTGCGACCCGGACGGACGGGTCCGCAATTCGGACGGAACGATCCGGGACACCGGCGAGCGCGAGGGTCCCATCGACGCGAAGAACACCGCGCTGCGCATGATCTACCAGGACGGCTGCCGGGACCCGCTGTCGCGGGGCACCGTGTACGGTGGAGCGCCGGTGGACTGCCAGAACTTCGCCGCCTACTACCCGCCGGGGGTGAACCCCTGCGAGACCGGCAACCAGGCTTACAACCGGATCATGGACACGTACGTGGCTCCGGTGCTCGGCATCCCGCGTACCTCGCAGAACGTGCAGTCGCTGGCCATCTTCAACACCTTCACGTACGGCGGCATCGGCGGGACGAACGCGACGACCTCCGGTGGTTCGCCGCAGGGACCGCTGATCTCGCTGCACGAGCTGGGTCACTCGCTCGGCACGCTGGCCGACGAGTACCCGTACAGCTCCCGGGACGTGGTCCGCAACTGCTACACCGGCAACGAGCCGGGCAGCTTCCACCACACCACGTACACCGACGAGCAGAAGATGATCGCCGACCAGCACAAGTGGTTCCGCTGGCTCGGTGAGGAGAGCCTCTCCGGCGGGACGATCGGGCTGCACGAGGGCGGTGGCTCGTACCCCTGCGGTCAGCGCCGCCCGAGCGAGCACTCGATGATGCGGTGGATCGGGTTCGACCTGGACCAGATCGGCCGGGAGAACATGGTCGCCCGGATCACCGGCATGCGTAACGCCGGCCAGATGAACGTCCGGCAGACCCCGCTCGGTACCGTCGCCCGCGACGGGGTGCTGTGGGTCGAGACCGGACAGCCGCGCTACCACGAGCTTCAGGTGACCTGGCGCGTCGGCGGCCCGAACGGCACCGTGCTCGACACCCACAACAGCCGCAGCCTCGACCTGGGCAACCTGAACCTGCCCACGGGCACGGTCGTGCACGTCGAGGTACGCGACCCGGTGGGACCGGACGGAACCGACTGGGTACGCAACCCGTCGACCAACAACACCGCCTCCGACTCGGGCTACAACGGGCCTCGGTTCGTGCAGACCCGTCAGTGGGTGCTGGGCGAGGAGACGGTGACCCCGTCCGCCCCCGCTGCCGAGATCACCTCCGCGACGATCGCCACCCAGCCGGTCGCCGGTGACGAGGTCGTCTTCGTGGAGACGAACCACCCGACCGACCGGGTACTCGACGTGGCCTGGTCGGTCGACGGGAAGGCGGTACCGAACCCGTACAACAGCCGGACCGTCGACCTCGGTGCGCTGAGGCTGGCGCCCGGTACGCACAAGCTGGTCGCGACGGTGACCGACCCGGCCGCCCCGGGCGTCTCCGACCGGGCCGAGTGGACCGTCGACAACGCGTTGCCGACCGCGCCGCGTACGCTGTCGACCCCGCTGACCACGCTGCCCGGTGCGATCGAACACCCGGTGTACTTCGACGGCTGGGACATGCGGCTGGACCCGCGCGACGACCAGACCGGCTACGACGAGAAGCGGTACGTCGTCGGTCAGCTCCGCCTGGACAACGACGGCTGGTTCAACTACTTCGGTTTCCCGGAGCAGCCGATGCCGGAGTCGCCGTTCCAGTTCCGCCACTCCGGTACGAGCGTGAAGGCGCTGACGTACGGCAACCTCGGTACGGGTGGCCTGTCCCGGGCCACGTTCGAGCAGACCCTGCCGGACGACCACCCGAGCGGCGGGTTCGTGCCGGGCTTCGGTACGCACCTGGTGGAGCACCGGGCGATCGACCCGGCCGGCAACATCGGCGCGGCCCAGAGCTACCGGGCCACCGTGCTGCCGGGATCCTCGCCGACGTGCACCACGACGCTGACCGGCCGCCAGACGCGGGTGGTGGTCGAGCAGGGCGTGACCTGCCTGACCAACGCCCAGGTGAACGGCTCGGTGACCGTACGCGCCGGGGCTTCGCTGGTCGTCCGGGACAGTTCGATCAACGGAAATCTGGTGTCTGCGGGCGCCCAGGCGGTGCAGATGTTCGGCTCCAGCCTGAACGGCGCGGCCCAGATCACGGGGACCACCCGTGACGTGACCATCGCCGGCACCACGTTCAACGGCGCGCTCGCGTTCTCCGGCAACACGCAGGTCTCGGCGAACGAGCGGTACAGCCGGCTCGCCGGCGCCTACGGTCCGCTGTTCGTCGGCAACCGCTTCAACGGTTCGGTGAGCTGCTCGGGCAACAGCGCCCCGGTGACGGACTTCGGTGCGCCGAACAAGGTGAACGGTTCGAAGAGCGGCGACTGCGCGAAGCTGTGA
- a CDS encoding DUF6193 family natural product biosynthesis protein, translated as MADARVVWGDAARWYPEVVAMGDTIVAWQAEFEGKHIPLRVGPRESPNPHRTATVKNGELHADLLLSPWERRFRLALRSSGFTLLQGYAADLGTAADAAALWLSGARPGQVAAAWPFLGSVALAEARERGDHRESSWLWLYENHCANPVGTRLRAFLALAFHEPRLRVLRPYTSHWTLRFSRSPEWPFDHDLPAVDPAITPDRYVVRMRDRRAHDETDASGALRLLLAELPD; from the coding sequence ATGGCTGACGCACGGGTTGTCTGGGGCGATGCGGCGCGCTGGTATCCGGAGGTTGTCGCGATGGGTGACACGATCGTCGCCTGGCAGGCCGAGTTCGAAGGGAAGCACATACCGTTGCGGGTGGGTCCGAGGGAGAGCCCAAACCCCCATCGCACCGCGACGGTGAAGAACGGCGAGTTGCACGCGGACCTGCTACTGAGCCCCTGGGAGCGACGGTTTCGCCTCGCGCTCCGCAGCAGCGGGTTCACCCTTCTGCAGGGCTACGCCGCAGATCTGGGGACAGCGGCCGACGCGGCAGCGCTGTGGCTGTCCGGGGCGCGGCCGGGGCAGGTCGCAGCAGCGTGGCCGTTCCTGGGCTCGGTGGCCCTCGCCGAGGCACGGGAACGCGGCGACCACCGGGAGTCGAGCTGGCTGTGGCTCTACGAAAACCATTGTGCGAACCCCGTCGGAACCCGGCTGCGGGCATTTCTCGCACTGGCATTCCACGAGCCGCGGCTGCGCGTGCTGCGGCCGTACACCAGCCATTGGACCCTGCGCTTCAGCAGAAGCCCGGAGTGGCCCTTCGACCACGACCTTCCCGCGGTCGATCCGGCAATCACCCCCGATCGGTACGTGGTGCGGATGCGCGACCGCCGAGCCCACGACGAAACCGACGCCTCCGGCGCACTCCGACTCCTGCTGGCCGAGCTGCCGGACTGA
- a CDS encoding LysR family transcriptional regulator, with protein MTGRDLLEPDALRSFAVFAEHRNFTVAAAALHISQPSLHVKIRKLAVALGVELYERDGRRLVLTAAGERLAAFALDSRRRADEFLRELHQDSPATLTIAAGRGALRWVVAEPIRCTARQGRRVQVITADRETALAAVSSGRADLAVVGHDAPPRRLEATQIAAYPQVLVVDERHPLAARSQVGLTDLDGLDLVVPPDGRPHRRALDRALLDAGVSWQVAAEVDGWDLLVHMSDLGIGATIVNGCVQLPAGLRAVPIRGLPKIRYWATWRPQRQALVRDFLDLVRQQR; from the coding sequence ATGACCGGACGGGACCTGCTCGAACCCGACGCGCTGCGCTCGTTCGCGGTCTTCGCCGAGCACCGCAACTTCACGGTCGCCGCGGCGGCGCTGCACATCAGCCAGCCCTCCCTGCACGTGAAGATCAGGAAGCTGGCCGTCGCGCTCGGCGTCGAACTCTACGAGCGGGACGGTCGCCGTCTGGTGCTCACCGCAGCCGGTGAAAGGCTCGCCGCCTTCGCGCTGGACTCGCGTCGGCGGGCCGACGAGTTCCTGCGTGAACTCCACCAGGATTCCCCGGCCACACTGACCATCGCGGCCGGGCGGGGGGCGCTGCGCTGGGTGGTCGCCGAGCCGATCCGGTGCACCGCGCGGCAGGGTCGACGCGTGCAGGTCATCACCGCCGACCGGGAAACCGCCCTCGCGGCCGTCTCCTCCGGCCGGGCCGACCTGGCCGTCGTCGGACACGACGCCCCTCCGCGCCGGCTCGAAGCGACCCAGATCGCCGCGTACCCGCAGGTGCTCGTGGTCGACGAACGGCATCCGCTCGCCGCCCGGAGCCAGGTCGGGCTCACCGACCTCGACGGACTGGACCTCGTCGTCCCCCCGGACGGTCGCCCACACCGGCGGGCCCTGGACCGCGCCCTGCTCGACGCCGGCGTCTCCTGGCAGGTCGCCGCCGAGGTCGACGGCTGGGACCTGCTGGTGCACATGTCGGACCTCGGCATCGGCGCCACGATCGTCAACGGGTGCGTGCAGCTACCCGCCGGCCTGCGCGCGGTGCCGATCCGCGGCCTGCCGAAGATCCGGTACTGGGCGACCTGGCGTCCCCAGCGGCAGGCCCTGGTGCGGGACTTCCTGGATCTGGTCCGGCAACAGCGGTGA